The sequence GATACGACCAGCTTGCAGTTTTTTATATCTTTACCGACCACTTTAAGGCCGTTCAAAATAGCCGCACCGACGATAATCGCGGTACCGTGCTGGTCGTCATGGAAGACTGGAATCTTCATACGATCGCGCAATTTACGTTCAATTTCAAAGCATTCTGGCGCTTTGATGTCTTCGAGGTTAATACCGCCGAAAGTTGGTTCTAATGATGCAATGATGTCGCACAGTTTGTCCGGGTCGGTTTCGTTGACTTCGATGTCGAAGACATCAATGCCTGCAAATTTTTTGAACAGAACGCCCTTGCCTTCCATTACCGGCTTGGAAGCCAGCGGACCGATATTGCCAAGGCCCAGCACGGCTGTCCCGTTAGTGATCACTGCAACCAGATTGCCACGCGCCGTGTAACGGAAAGCATTAGCGGGGTCGGCGACGATTTCTTCACATGCCGCAGCAACACCCGGAGAATACGCCAGCGCCAGATCGCGCTGGGTGGTTAATGATTTAGTCGCAGTAACACTAATTTTGCCAGGAGTTGGAAACTCGTGATATTCGAGTGCAGCCTGACGCAACTGCTGGCGAAGTTCTTCTTTTTTGTCGATCATCGAATCCATACGCTGCCGTCCCCAAAGTTCTAGTGTAAAGAAAGTAATTTTAGCAGACTGGGCGCTGTCACTTATGCGTATTTGTTATGAACAACTTGTACCAGAAGTACTTTCTGGGCGAGAATACCTTGGGCTATTTACCCAAATCGATGCAGCGCTACCATCAGTTGCCACTTAAGAAACAATACTATCCCGGAGCCAATCCGCTTCCGCTTCTGGTGAATGGAGCTTACTGATCAAGCCACTTTTTGACAGTTTTGGGGAATTTACATTATCAGGCAGTCAATTTTCATAAAAATAAATTATTAAATTATTAAATTATTAATTTATTTCAAGGCATCCGTCTTTAATACGCATCTACACTTCGGCCAGATCAGTATCCACAATAATTAGTTTCTAGCCGCTGCAAGCAATCCGCATTATCATCACGGCCAATCGATCTCTTCAGAAACTCATCATGAATCCCATCATCATTATTGGCGCAGGCACTGCCGCTTACACTTTGGCCCGCGAATTGCGCAAATTGGACAAAGCCACTCCGCTGCTCATCCTCACCGGTGACGATGGCGGGTCTTATTCAAAACCAATGTTGTCAATTGCCTTTGCCCAAAAGAAATTAGCGGCGCAGTTGATCACACAGACTTCAGCGCAAATGGCCGAGCAACTGCAAGCCGACATCATGACCAGCGTTCAGGTAAATAACATCGACCCCATGGCCAAGACACTGGATACCAGCGCAGGCTTGTTTGAATATGAAAAGTTGATATTGGCAGTGGGCGCGCAACCCATTCGACTCAATATTGATGGAGACGCCAGCGACACCGTACTATCGGTCAATCACATCGGCGATTACGCGACATTCCGCGCCCAACTGCTACCGGATCAACGCGCATCTGCCCGCGTCGCGATACTTGGCGCTGGTCTAATCGGCTGCGAATTCGCCGATGATCTTGCCGCGCACGGCCACGCAGTGACGTTGATTGATCCGAACGCATTACCGTTAGCAGCCCTCGCCGCACCGGCACTGTCCCAAGGTCTGCAAAAAGCGCTCACATCCCGCGGCATCACACTGCATTTAAGCACCACCGCCAGTCGTATCGACCATGCCGACGGCGCCCTACAAATAACGTTGGCAAATGGTGAAATTCTCAATGCAGATTTAGTATTATCTGCGGTCGGATTACGCCCAGACTTGCGCCTGGCACAAGCCGCGCAATTAAAAACCGAACGTGGCATTCTGGTCGATACCCACGGTTGCACCAGCAACGCAGATATCTATGCGCTGGGCGACTGCGCCGAATATCTATTGGACAAAGAAGGCCGCACCGGCCCACTACCTTACATCGCCCCAATAATGAGCGCCGCCCGCGCCATCGCCAAAACGCTCACAGGCGAGCACACACCAATTGAGCTAAAAGAATCCCCGGTAATCGTCAAAACCCCAAGCTACCCGCTAGCACTCGTCCCACCACCACGCCACGCTATAGAAGGCGGCCGTTGGGAGACAGAGCAAGACGGCGAAAGAACCATCTGCCGATTCATCGACGCCCAAGGTGTAATGGTCGGCTTCGGCGTAGCACCTCAAGAAATGAAAGTGCGACAAGCATTATTAGCAGCGCTGGGAACCGTGATCGCGTAACTCAAGGCAAGTTGTCGCTAATACGCCAAACACGTCAAAAGTGACACTCTGGGTTGCAGTTGCAGTTGCAGTTGAAGTTGAAGTTGAGCTACCCCGTCATCGGCGCTGCCAAGTTTTTCGGGTGTTAGGCGGGAATTGTTGGAAAACATGTTTGAGCGTAGCGAGTTGGTCTTTCAACCCGACTGACAGTCGAAAAATTTGGGGACCCGCCTACGGCGGGCAGCGGCTCTGCGGTCGCCTTTTCTTTGGTTACTCTTCTTTTGGTGGGGGCGCCGAGCCGAGGCAAAAGAAAGTGACTAGCCTCCGGTCTACCACCGGCAAGCACCCACGGTGCACAGACCGCGTCATCTATCGAAAGCCGAAATGGTGTTGATCACGGAGTTGCACCGAGAAATAAAAAACCTCAAATTAAACGCTACCCAATCGCCGCAATCAACTCCACAATCTCCGCCCCATAAGTCTCCAACTTCTTCTCCCCCACGCCACTAACGCCCCGCAAATCATCCAACGATCCGGGCCGCGCCTTAGCGATCTCACGCATAGTCGCATCATGAAAAATCACATACGCCGGAACGTTGTGTTTCCGCGCCGTCTCCACCCGCCACCAGCGCAATTTATCAAAAATCATCTGCTCATCGCTCGACAAATCTGACTCAACATAACCCTTCGGCTTGCTGCTGGCACGCTTCTGTTTGATCGGCTTTTGATACTCCCGCAACTGCACCTGAAGCGCTCCACGTAACACCGGCTTAGCCGCATCCGTCAACTTCAACGCACTATAAGCCTCGTGATCAACGCTCACTAAACCCAGCGCAATCGATTGTCGCAAAATCGCCCGCCATTCCTGTTCGCTACGGTCACTTCCGATACCGTATGTCGAAAGCTCGTCATGCCGCCATTGCTTGATCTTGTCGGAATCAATGCCGCGTAAGACATCCAACACATGCATTGCACCAAAGCGTTGGTCGACGCGATAAATAGTAGAAAGCAATTTCTGCACAACCACGGTCGCATCGAACGACACTGGCGGTGACATACAGGTATCGCAATTGCCGCAGCGCGTCGACTCCTCACCGAAGTAATCCAGCAATCGTACGCGACGGCAAAACAGCGTTTCACAAAGGCCAAGCATCGCATCCAGCTTGACACCCTGAACGCGCTTAAACGTTTCACCGGCCTCGGATTCATCGATCATGCGGCGCTGTTGCACCACGTCCTGCAAACCGTATGCCATCCAGGCATTGGCCGGGCCGCCATCACGTCCGGCGCGGCCGGTTTCCTGATAGTAACCCTCGATACTTTTAGGCAAATCGAGATGCGCGACAAAACGGACATCCGGCTTGTCAATTCCCATGCCGAAGGCAATCGTCGCGACCATGACAATGCCCTCTTCACGCAAAAACCGCCCTTGGTTTTTGCTGCGTATCGAATATTCCATACCGGCGTGATAAGGCAGCGCAGATATACCTTGCTGATTCAAAAATTCAGCTGTTTCTTCTACTTTTTTACGCGACAGGCAATAGACGATACCGGCATCACCTACATGCTCGGCCTGAATAAAGTCGAGCAACTGCTTACGACCATTCGCCTTTTCGACAATCTGGTAACGAATGTTTGGACGGTCAAATGATGAGACAAATTTTGCGCCGTCCTGCAATTGCAAACGCAGGGCGATTTCTTCGCGCGTCTGGTGATCGGCGGTCGCCGTGAGGGCGATGCGCGGCACATTGGGAAACCGCTCATGCAGTATCGACAGCTTGATATATTCCGGTCGAAAATCATGGCCCCATTGAGAGACGCAATGCGCCTCGTCAATCGCAAACAACGCAATTTTGGAGGCTTCCAGCAAGTCGAGACAGCGTGGTGTCAGCAAGCGTTCGGGCGCTACATAGACCAGATCCAGATCACCGCTACGCACGCGGCGCTCGATTTGTGACGCTTCTTCATAGGTTTGGGTAGAGTTCAGAAATGCGGCTCGGACACCGACTTCAGCCAACGCATCAACCTGATCTTGCATCAATGCAATCAGAGGCGACACCACCACGCCGACGCCTTCACGCAGCATTGCAGGGATTTGATAGCACAACGACTTGCCGCCGCCGGTTGGCATTAATACCAGTGCGTCGCCACCAGCGGCTACGTGACCGACAATCTCTCCTTGCTGTCCACGAAACGACGGATAGCCGAAAATGGTTTGCAGAATATGTAGCGCTTGCGAATTATTTTGGTCAGGCATTAATAGGGACTGAGTAGAACTTAACGAGGAACAAGTTAGGCATCATGGTGCATGATTAAAGTCAAAATCAAAGACTAAACCAGCACCTGACACGGCGAGCGAGCAATGATCAACTGTTCCTCAAAAAAAACCGGCGAACGGACTTTCCGCCCGCAGCCAAGGTCGTATTGAAGAACAATTAAAAACTAAATAAAAGCACATAAAAACAAATAGGGATTGCCGTACGATCAATATCGAAAACACGACATGAGTTGGTACTGATCGTTTTTGGGGTTACTTAATGAAGGAAGCCGTTCCCTACCGCCACCAGCAAAAATATGCCCAACGCTGCACGGTAAATAATAAACGGCCAGGTGGAGAATTTTTCGAGAAATTTCATCAAGCCCCAGATTGCGCAGAATGCCGAAATACTCGCTACCACCAAGCCGAATAGCAGCAACAACCACGCATCCATCGGCATATGCGCATGGAACAAATGCCACAGTTCTTTAAAGCCAGCCAATGCAATTGCCGGCAAACCAAGCAGGAACGAAAAGCGTGCCGCTTCTTCCCGTTTGAAGTTCAAAAATAACGCGGCTGTCAACGTAGAACCCGAGCGTGAAACACCGGGAATCAGCGCGCCAACTTGTGCTAATCCGACAATTACGGCATCCCGCATGCGCATTTCGCCGACTGTGCGACGATGCTTGGCAGTCAACTCGGCTAAGGCCAGCAAAACCGCCAGGCCAATACAGGCATAACCAATCACTGTCAGACTTCGCAACGGTGAATTACAGGCATTCAGCACCGGTGCCAACGCTAGTCCGACGATACCAATTGGTATGGTGGCAACCAAAATGGCGATTCCCAGCCGCAATGACGGATTGCGATAGTCACGCTCGCGCAACGCGGTAATACTACCAACTGTGACCTGCCGCACATCGCGCCAGAAATAACTCACCACTGCCACCAGTGCGGCAAGTTGCATTGCCGCAGAAAAGGCTGAACCGGGATCGTGCCAACCCAATACAGCAGGGACAATCCGCATGTGCGCGGTAGATGAAATTGGCAATAATTCAGAGATCCCCTGAATGATGCCTAGAATACCAATTTGCAGGTAATCCAGCGAAGCGAAGCCGATATCCAAACCGGCGGAACATACATTTGCCACACTACTCTCCATTCGCGTATTGACGCGTACCAGTTTATAAAAAATATTTCTGACAAAATTTACGCACAATTTTTAGCGAAAAATGAAGATTTCACTCGTGACTTGGTGTGGCTTAGTGCGACTCAATGTTACTGAATGCTATTAGTGCTTAGCAAAATCAATGCTCCCAAGCCACCGCGCCTGTGAAACCAGTGATCAATATGATCAGACCGAAAACAATGCGATACCAGGCAAATAGCGTGAAGTCATGCGTAGCGATATAGCGTAATAACCAGCGCACGCAAAAGAATGCCGAAATGAATGCTGCCACCGTACCGAGTGAAAATAGCGGTACATCAGCGGCACTCAGCAATGCACGATCTTTGTACAGTGAGTAAAAAGTGGCGGCGAACAGCGTCGGAATTGCCAGAAAAAATGAAAACTCTGTGGCTGCTTTGCGTGACAAGCCAAACATCATGCCGCCGATAATCGTCGCGCCAGAACGGCTAGTACCAGGAATAAGCGCAAAGGCTTGCGCAAAACCAATCTTCAATGCATCCAGCGCGGTCATGTCTTCAACGGTTTCAACGCGGCTAAGTTCTTGATTGTTTTGGGGATTTTTATTACGACGCTCGACCCATAAGATAATCAAACCACCCACCACGAGCGCAATCGCAACAGGAATAGGTGCAAACAATTTTTCTTTAATCATTTTGCTAAACAACAAGCCCATGATTGCGGCAGGTATAAAAGCAATAATCAGATTTCGGACTAATTTTTGCGCTTGAGGCTCGGTCGTCAATCCGCGTAATACGGCAGCGATACGCACGCGGTATTCCCAGCAGACCGCAAAAATTGCACCGGCTTGAATCGCGATATCGAATACTTCAGCTTTACCACGACCAATGTCAGCGGAAAAATTCAGCAAACTTCCAGCCAGAATTAAATGACCAGTCGAGGAAACAGGGAGAAATTCGGTCAATCCTTCGACCACACCCATGATGATGACTTTTAGCGCGAGAAGAATATCCATGCCTAGTCTAAGTTATGTTGCATTATGTGGGAATCGAGGGGCAACTTCGAAGAGATGGCGACAAACCGGGCAGTGGGAACTGCGTAGCAATGACCATTCAACATAAACCGACCGGCATCAACGAGAGTATTTGAGCAGCTACGCAGTGGCCATCGCGTTGACCAACCCTCATTTTTGCGGCTCAAAGGTAACGACGAGGCGGTCCGCCTTTGTGACAATTTTGGTTGGTACAAACGTCACGCCAACATAGCGCAAATCTTCTGGCTTAAAGCTATACAGCGGAACACTCTGCATTAATTCCCGCGCCAGTAAACCACCTATTTGGGTTGCTTGCTCACTGTAAGCGCCATCAAGATTGGCAAGCGTAATTTTATCCAGCTGTGGATCATTCAATATCACGGCGTTATGCGCCGCGTCCAAAGTGACCACGCCTGACATTGCCAGTTTTCCGCTCCAGGACTTACGCGCCAATGGCAGCGCCATAGTCACGTCCATATCGACATGCAAACGTCCCAGATCGGCATCCAGAGCCAACTGGGCGTTGCTGGCGGTTACGTCAATAAGTCCTAAATAGCGTTTCGTGAAAGGCAAGCGCTTATTCAATGATTGTTGCAAACTAATTAATGAAAAATCAACATCACGCGTGCCAATCAACATCGCGCATGAACTCAATAAAAATACGCTAATAAGAGCGAATATCGCCATCCATCTTAATTTCATCACCATCCTTAATAGTGTGTTCAGAAGCTGTCGCTTTGCCCAAATGTGCGTATCCGAGGGCAAGAGACTGTATTTTCAGATGGTCGCCGCCGTCAATCGTTCAAGCTCATTGAGAAAAAGCATCGCGTGCACCTGCGAATCGCCGCACATTTCCACCGACGGCTGCAAACTTCCGCATACTGCGGGCCGCTCCGGCGCACCGAAAATCAGGCATTTATTTGTATCGTCGAGTTGAATGCACCGGACACCAGCAGGTTTACCATTGGGCATGCCTGGAATCGTCGAGGAAATAGACGGCGCAGTACAGCAGGCACCACAGCCCAGACGGCAGGCCAAGGGCGCAACCTCTACTACTGTCACCGCTGCGAACAGCATCGGCGAGGAGGTTGATAGGGACGATGGTACTTTGGCATTTACTCCCTCAATCATTTACGCAGTCGCTCACTACATCAAAGCCGCATTTTAACCGTAAATGGTCATTATTAGCCTTATATGGCTAATCTCCTGACGCTATAGACTTGGCACAAAGTGAATATTCGGATTAAAAATTCTGGCCAAAGTCGGTCGCACCTTGCAAAGGTGACGATATACGGCAAGAAGGCGCAAAAATAACCCGTACAGTAGGTTTTTAAGGTCGTCCTTGATAGAATAACGTCTTTATCCCGTTATTGACCCTTCGCCATGAATATCGAACAAGCACGTTTCAATATGATCGAACAGCAAATCCGTCCCTGGAATGTGCTGGAGCTGGACATTCTCGACCTGTTGACGGTCGTGCGGCGCGAAGAATTCGTACAAGCGGCATATAAAAGCCTGGCTTTCAGCGATACTGAAATTCCTTTGCCGGGCGATAGCGGGGAATGCATGCTGTCACCGAAGGTCGAAGCGCGCCTGCTTCAGGAAGCTGCCGTCAAAAAACACGAGAGCGTTTTGGAAATCGGTACTGGATCAGGCTACATGGCGGCATTGCTGGCCCATAAAGCACGCCATGTTGTCACTGTAGAAATAGATGCGGAGCTGAAAGCTTTCGCCGAAAAGAATTTGAGTGCCTATGGCGTGCGTAACGTCGAGGTAGTAGAAGGGAACGGCGCGCAGGGATGGCTCGAAGGCAAAGAGACAACTTACGACGTCATCGTGATTTCAGGTTCCCTGCCGTCGCTACCGGTCGCTTTTCTTGAGCAACTAAAGGTTGCCGGTCGCATCATCGCGATCATTGGTGAAGCGCCAGTAATGACTGCGCAGGTGATTACCCGTATTTCAGACACCGCTTACGATACCCGCAATTTGTTTGAGACAAATGTTCGGTCTCTACGCGATGCAGCACCGCACTCTCATTTTAAATTCTGATTTTTACAGTGTGATCCTCAGTTAAATTAACTTCAATTAAATTAATTGAGATTTTGATTTCAAACCCTCATTTCAGCTTCTGACTTTCCATCCCGATGTTAAGTTCTGACCCAGCAAACTCACCGACGAGCATACGATGCAACATCTTACCGCCCCTGAATTAGCTGCCTGGATCGCCGATCCGGACCGTCCAACGCCTTTGTTACTAGATGTTCGTGAACCGTGGGAATATGAGACTTGTCATATTGCCGATTCACAATTAATGCCAATGCAAACCATTCCAGCTCGCCTCAATGAACTGGAAGAAGATCAGCAGGTCGTTTGTATTTGCCATCATGGCGCGCGCAGTATGTCCGTAGCGGCATTTTTGGAGCGCAATCACTTCACCAATGTCATTAACCTAACGGGCGGGATGCATGCATGGGCGCAACAGGTCGACAGCACTATGCCGGTCTATTGAAAGCGCGCAATCTTTTTGCATCAGCGGCCCCGCTTGCCTCAGGCGCACTCCGGCTACCGAAATCGAAAGCAAAGTTGATGCGTCAGCGCCATGGCAATTTGCTAGGCGGACTGATGCTAGTGGTCGGCGCTTTATCGTCTTTTAATTCACAGGCACTTGATCTGGTGCAAACCTATCATCAAGCGCTTGCTAATGATGCAATTTATACAAGTGCCCGTTATGCATTAACGGCTGGCCGGGAAACCAGTGTTCAGGGTCGTGCAGGTCTGTTGCCGCAAATTGGACTAAGTGGGGCTTACAATCGATCAGGGGATAACTGGAATAAGAGCACCAACGAATATGCTCTGCAATTAATTCAGCCGCTTTATCGTCCTGCGAATTGGGAGCAATATGAACAAGCAAAACTCTCCGTTGCTGGCAGCGAAGTTACATTTTTTCAGGCCGAGCAAGATTTGATATTGCGCGTCGGACAAGCTTACTTTGATGTATTGGCAGCGCAAGACGTGCTGACCTTTCTAAAAGCGCAAGAAAGCGCCATCGCAGAGCAATTAGCCTCCGCTAAACGCAATTTTGAAATTGGCAGCGCGACTATTACCGATACCAACGAAGCGCAAGCCAGCTTTGATCTGGTACTAGCACAAGAAATCGCGGCAAATAACAATCTGGAAGTTGCACGCAGCACGTTACAACAAATCAGCGGTCAAGCACCCGCGCCGCTGGCGACATTGCGTCCTAGCGTCAAGCTCAGTGCCCCGGAACCTGCGCAAATTACGCCTTGGGTTGGCATTGCAGAACAACAAAATTACAGCGTTTTGGGCCAGCAAATTTCGCTTGAAGCGGCAAAACGCCAAATCAAGTTAAAGCGCGCCGGACATTTACCTACTGTTGATCTGGTCGCAAGCCGT is a genomic window of Glaciimonas sp. CA11.2 containing:
- a CDS encoding TolC family outer membrane protein: MLVVGALSSFNSQALDLVQTYHQALANDAIYTSARYALTAGRETSVQGRAGLLPQIGLSGAYNRSGDNWNKSTNEYALQLIQPLYRPANWEQYEQAKLSVAGSEVTFFQAEQDLILRVGQAYFDVLAAQDVLTFLKAQESAIAEQLASAKRNFEIGSATITDTNEAQASFDLVLAQEIAANNNLEVARSTLQQISGQAPAPLATLRPSVKLSAPEPAQITPWVGIAEQQNYSVLGQQISLEAAKRQIKLKRAGHLPTVDLVASRNFSNINGNNNQFSNGSGTSNAIGVQWTIPLYSGGSVNSEVKQAVALEDKARSDLEYARRTAALNARQAYLGVSNGLAQIKALEAAEISSQSSLDSNKLGYQVGVRINIDVLNAEQQLFSTRRDLAKVRYDTLMNGLKLKAATGALKENDLVQVNTLLVPVYY
- the recQ gene encoding DNA helicase RecQ — its product is MPDQNNSQALHILQTIFGYPSFRGQQGEIVGHVAAGGDALVLMPTGGGKSLCYQIPAMLREGVGVVVSPLIALMQDQVDALAEVGVRAAFLNSTQTYEEASQIERRVRSGDLDLVYVAPERLLTPRCLDLLEASKIALFAIDEAHCVSQWGHDFRPEYIKLSILHERFPNVPRIALTATADHQTREEIALRLQLQDGAKFVSSFDRPNIRYQIVEKANGRKQLLDFIQAEHVGDAGIVYCLSRKKVEETAEFLNQQGISALPYHAGMEYSIRSKNQGRFLREEGIVMVATIAFGMGIDKPDVRFVAHLDLPKSIEGYYQETGRAGRDGGPANAWMAYGLQDVVQQRRMIDESEAGETFKRVQGVKLDAMLGLCETLFCRRVRLLDYFGEESTRCGNCDTCMSPPVSFDATVVVQKLLSTIYRVDQRFGAMHVLDVLRGIDSDKIKQWRHDELSTYGIGSDRSEQEWRAILRQSIALGLVSVDHEAYSALKLTDAAKPVLRGALQVQLREYQKPIKQKRASSKPKGYVESDLSSDEQMIFDKLRWWRVETARKHNVPAYVIFHDATMREIAKARPGSLDDLRGVSGVGEKKLETYGAEIVELIAAIG
- a CDS encoding YkgJ family cysteine cluster protein, producing the protein MACRLGCGACCTAPSISSTIPGMPNGKPAGVRCIQLDDTNKCLIFGAPERPAVCGSLQPSVEMCGDSQVHAMLFLNELERLTAATI
- a CDS encoding DUF1439 domain-containing protein, giving the protein MKLRWMAIFALISVFLLSSCAMLIGTRDVDFSLISLQQSLNKRLPFTKRYLGLIDVTASNAQLALDADLGRLHVDMDVTMALPLARKSWSGKLAMSGVVTLDAAHNAVILNDPQLDKITLANLDGAYSEQATQIGGLLARELMQSVPLYSFKPEDLRYVGVTFVPTKIVTKADRLVVTFEPQK
- a CDS encoding FAD-dependent oxidoreductase, which encodes MNPIIIIGAGTAAYTLARELRKLDKATPLLILTGDDGGSYSKPMLSIAFAQKKLAAQLITQTSAQMAEQLQADIMTSVQVNNIDPMAKTLDTSAGLFEYEKLILAVGAQPIRLNIDGDASDTVLSVNHIGDYATFRAQLLPDQRASARVAILGAGLIGCEFADDLAAHGHAVTLIDPNALPLAALAAPALSQGLQKALTSRGITLHLSTTASRIDHADGALQITLANGEILNADLVLSAVGLRPDLRLAQAAQLKTERGILVDTHGCTSNADIYALGDCAEYLLDKEGRTGPLPYIAPIMSAARAIAKTLTGEHTPIELKESPVIVKTPSYPLALVPPPRHAIEGGRWETEQDGERTICRFIDAQGVMVGFGVAPQEMKVRQALLAALGTVIA
- a CDS encoding protein-L-isoaspartate O-methyltransferase, with product MNIEQARFNMIEQQIRPWNVLELDILDLLTVVRREEFVQAAYKSLAFSDTEIPLPGDSGECMLSPKVEARLLQEAAVKKHESVLEIGTGSGYMAALLAHKARHVVTVEIDAELKAFAEKNLSAYGVRNVEVVEGNGAQGWLEGKETTYDVIVISGSLPSLPVAFLEQLKVAGRIIAIIGEAPVMTAQVITRISDTAYDTRNLFETNVRSLRDAAPHSHFKF
- a CDS encoding undecaprenyl-diphosphate phosphatase; this encodes MANVCSAGLDIGFASLDYLQIGILGIIQGISELLPISSTAHMRIVPAVLGWHDPGSAFSAAMQLAALVAVVSYFWRDVRQVTVGSITALRERDYRNPSLRLGIAILVATIPIGIVGLALAPVLNACNSPLRSLTVIGYACIGLAVLLALAELTAKHRRTVGEMRMRDAVIVGLAQVGALIPGVSRSGSTLTAALFLNFKREEAARFSFLLGLPAIALAGFKELWHLFHAHMPMDAWLLLLFGLVVASISAFCAIWGLMKFLEKFSTWPFIIYRAALGIFLLVAVGNGFLH
- a CDS encoding undecaprenyl-diphosphate phosphatase, with the protein product MDILLALKVIIMGVVEGLTEFLPVSSTGHLILAGSLLNFSADIGRGKAEVFDIAIQAGAIFAVCWEYRVRIAAVLRGLTTEPQAQKLVRNLIIAFIPAAIMGLLFSKMIKEKLFAPIPVAIALVVGGLIILWVERRNKNPQNNQELSRVETVEDMTALDALKIGFAQAFALIPGTSRSGATIIGGMMFGLSRKAATEFSFFLAIPTLFAATFYSLYKDRALLSAADVPLFSLGTVAAFISAFFCVRWLLRYIATHDFTLFAWYRIVFGLIILITGFTGAVAWEH
- a CDS encoding rhodanese-like domain-containing protein — translated: MQHLTAPELAAWIADPDRPTPLLLDVREPWEYETCHIADSQLMPMQTIPARLNELEEDQQVVCICHHGARSMSVAAFLERNHFTNVINLTGGMHAWAQQVDSTMPVY